The genomic interval GTATCATCGCTTGTTTGCCACCCAGGAAATCCAACGGTTTCGCAATGTAACTGATCTCGTACTCGAAGACGCCCGTACCCTGAAATTGGAGCTCGGTTATCATGACCGGCAGAAGTTTACCGAGTACCTTGACTCCATCCGGACGATTGAGAATCAAATGGATCGCCTCGAGAAAATGAAAGGCGAGTTAAGCAAAGTTACGATGGAAGAACCCGCAGCAGCCTATTTGCCGCGGGGCGAATACATCCGCCTGATGGGAGACCTCATGGTCGTGGCGCTGCAAACCGGATTGACTCGTGTAGCCACTTTGATGATCGGACCCGAGCGATGGAATACACCTTTCATGTTCGAAGGTCTCTTCGACAAACCGATGAGTTATCACCTGATGTCGCACAACCAAAAGGTCTACGTGGATCAACTGATACAAATCGACCGCTTCCACATGGAACAGTTTGCCTACCTCGTAGAGAAAATGGACGGCATTAAAGAATCCGATGGCACCACCCTGCTCGACAACACCATATTTACCTACGGCTCAGGATTAGGCGATGGCTCGACTCATCAATACAACGACCTGCCCATAATCGTCGCCGGCAAAGCCCAAGGTAAATTCAAGACCGGCCAACACCTGCACTGTCCCGATGGGACGCCTCTGGCCAATCTGTGGCTCACACAAGCACGCGCGATGGGGTTGGACATTAGTAAGTTCGCCGAGAGCACGGGCGAATTGAAGCCGTTGTTGGCGTAATCTACACCATCTTTCTGAATATTGTTATTCGAGCATGCGGTCTAGTGAGTTCCGTTATTAATAACACCAAAGCCATGAAGCAAGGTGAGCAGAGCATCCCGCGGTTTTTTGAGCTGACTGGTTAAATTCCACGTTCATTCAGCGTCCTGCGTATCGTGTCGGGGTTCATTCGCATATCCAATATCTCAACTACTCGAGCAATCTGATCTTCAATATCATAATAAATGGCAAAGGGAACCTTTTGGCTAGCATCCTCTGAAAACCGAATCGAACAGAGTGAATGCCGGCGTAAATTTTTAGTGAAGCTAAGTCTGAAAGAACGCAATCGATGAAATAATCGCCGACTCCGTATTCTCTTTCGTCATAAAATTTCCGTCCAGCTTCCAGGTCTTCGGCAGCTTCATAGAGTACAATGACTTCTTTTACCTTCACCCTCGAAATCGTTCTTTGAGCTCATCAAGTGTCAAAAACAGAGCTTCGCCTGAGTCGATTTTCTTTTTCCGTTCATTCAATATGCCTTCGTGCCAGGACGGA from Verrucomicrobiota bacterium carries:
- a CDS encoding DUF1552 domain-containing protein, which produces MRSISRRSFIRGAGGAILALPWMESISLAASRPMPAQRMAFLYVPIGVVRRAFFPGEHTAPIPLGNSPPVIDISWVGTKVGFQPIQWTSTLKPLEKLKDKVTLITGMDRTFQIGTDVHAQCASCFLSSAEPFSITESAWPLDRTLDQMVGDHVGQTTPFRTLELSCNSHKDNLESIYFDNISWYGTGHLAPSIRDPRKVYHRLFATQEIQRFRNVTDLVLEDARTLKLELGYHDRQKFTEYLDSIRTIENQMDRLEKMKGELSKVTMEEPAAAYLPRGEYIRLMGDLMVVALQTGLTRVATLMIGPERWNTPFMFEGLFDKPMSYHLMSHNQKVYVDQLIQIDRFHMEQFAYLVEKMDGIKESDGTTLLDNTIFTYGSGLGDGSTHQYNDLPIIVAGKAQGKFKTGQHLHCPDGTPLANLWLTQARAMGLDISKFAESTGELKPLLA
- a CDS encoding addiction module protein; this translates as MSISDIKAMPVEERLQIMEQIWESLFQEVQTIESPSWHEGILNERKKKIDSGEALFLTLDELKERFRG